The following are from one region of the Methanospirillum hungatei genome:
- a CDS encoding S8 family peptidase, with the protein MKSRKILVLICAIFLLSMSTCAFQNIHASQTFTNDDRTIASCVGTLQTEGDLLVRSNGIREVFGASGKGVKVGVIGNGAESLQLSQTLGELGPVTVYDAGTGDEGTAMLEIIHDIAPDAELYFHAYGGNSEYFKQAVSTLANAGCNIICDDLYFFRQPFLEDGDVADHIRDVLKTYPNLIYVTVSGNFASLHYQKPWKSGISIGPDQTLHDFGEGNSAVQLTLVPRDEVIVTLQWDDPWGGAVHDYDLFLTDPSRGEVVATSMNIQNDTAEPFEHLVFRNDGTESRRVSLSIVRNGENETPNILEMFIRNIDARQVDSDVMKDPADSIFGHAALEDVITVGSVGISTPYAISPDSSQGPVTIQIPEASRRWKPDICAPTNVQVSGAGSFPVPFPGTSAAAPHVAGVIAQLIGSFPNFSREEVIQALYTNAFDLGDPGWDPAYGYGLIDAVKSFQALLEANQE; encoded by the coding sequence ATGAAAAGCAGAAAGATCCTGGTACTCATATGTGCCATTTTTCTCTTATCCATGAGCACATGCGCTTTTCAAAACATCCATGCATCCCAGACATTCACGAATGATGACCGGACAATTGCGTCATGTGTCGGGACTCTGCAGACTGAAGGGGATCTTCTTGTTCGAAGCAATGGCATCCGTGAAGTTTTTGGTGCATCTGGAAAAGGAGTGAAAGTAGGAGTGATCGGAAACGGGGCAGAGTCACTTCAATTATCACAAACACTTGGAGAGCTCGGACCTGTTACGGTATATGATGCAGGAACAGGTGATGAGGGTACAGCGATGCTTGAGATTATCCATGATATCGCCCCCGATGCAGAGTTATATTTCCATGCATATGGAGGAAATTCTGAATATTTTAAACAAGCAGTGTCTACTTTGGCTAATGCGGGATGTAACATAATATGTGATGATCTCTACTTTTTCCGTCAACCATTTTTAGAAGATGGTGACGTGGCTGATCATATCAGAGATGTGCTCAAAACATACCCTAATCTGATTTATGTAACCGTATCAGGAAATTTCGCTTCACTTCATTATCAGAAACCATGGAAAAGTGGAATTAGTATCGGACCGGATCAAACGCTTCATGATTTTGGCGAAGGGAACTCTGCAGTTCAACTGACTCTGGTTCCGCGAGATGAAGTAATTGTTACCCTGCAATGGGATGATCCATGGGGAGGGGCAGTGCATGACTATGACCTCTTTCTTACTGATCCATCCCGAGGTGAAGTTGTTGCTACAAGTATGAATATCCAGAATGATACTGCAGAACCTTTTGAACATCTTGTATTCCGTAATGATGGAACTGAATCCAGGCGGGTATCATTATCAATTGTGAGAAATGGAGAAAATGAGACTCCAAATATTCTTGAAATGTTCATCAGGAATATTGATGCACGTCAGGTTGACTCAGATGTCATGAAAGATCCGGCTGATTCTATTTTTGGTCATGCTGCACTGGAGGATGTAATAACGGTCGGATCAGTTGGAATTTCAACTCCATACGCAATTTCTCCGGACTCATCACAAGGGCCGGTTACCATCCAAATACCAGAGGCATCCCGAAGATGGAAACCAGATATCTGTGCACCAACAAATGTCCAGGTGAGTGGAGCAGGAAGTTTTCCAGTTCCATTTCCTGGAACGAGTGCAGCTGCACCTCATGTTGCAGGTGTCATTGCCCAGCTTATAGGTTCTTTTCCAAATTTCTCAAGAGAAGAAGTCATTCAGGCTCTCTATACCAATGCGTTCGACTTGGGAGATCCAGGATGGGATCCTGCATATGGGTATGGACTCATTGATGCAGTAAAATCATTTCAGGCGCTATTAGAAGCAAATCAGGAATAA